A single Plasmodium yoelii strain 17X genome assembly, chromosome: 10 DNA region contains:
- a CDS encoding fam-a protein: protein MNKPYIQIVLFLLNVSIYVNNKTLATEPAPGTSTPPESISESIQHYSTPEEIYEKNKHLLCTNPEETIQAGEVMNEAVSQLEYHATSIDDYEFCNNNTDSSMLFYNKKYQGYINIEKIHFKVDDPNNYNEIINMLWDPDCAIFFNMGFVKITRVYNPNLVMIQQRYKKKIGLRQRYFYALITKVEISENKAIVVMTSANINDHNPSNETYINEIVKSANLFKTDIDSEEDIRKGKLKKTFVNLIGYLIEKRDRYIHVVYIDAIDGHGYSFLNVLL, encoded by the exons ATGAATAAACCttatattcaaattgttttatttcttttaaatgTCTCCATAtatgtgaataataaaaccCTTGCAACCGAGCCTGCTCCAGGAACATCTACACCACCCGAATCAATATCTGAGTCAATACAGCATTATTCTAC TCCagaagaaatatatgaaaaaaacaagcACTTATTATGTACCAATCCAGAAGAAACTATACAAGCAGGCGAAGTTATGAACGAAGCTGTATCACAATTAGAATACCATGCTACAAGTATAGATGATTATGAATTTTGTAATAACAATACTGATAGTAGTATGCttttttataacaaaaaatatcaaggctatataaatattgaaaaaatccATTTTAAAGTTGATGATCCCAATAAT tataatgaaataataaacatgTTATGGGATCCCGATTGtgccatttttttcaatatggGATTTGTTAAAA ttaCCCGTGTGTACAATCCAAATTTAGTAATGATACAACAAcgttacaaaaaaaaaattggacTTCGCCAGAgatatttttatgctttaATTACAAAGGTTGAA ataTCAGAAAACAAAGCTATAGTAGTCATGACTTcagcaaatataaatgatcacAACCCTTCCAatgaaacatatataaaCGAAATTGTAAAAAGTGCAAATTTATTCAAAACTGACATTGATTCTGAAGAAGATATtagaaaaggaaaattaaaaaaaacgttTGTTAACTTAATTGGATACCTCATTGAAAAGAGAGACAGATATATTCATGTCGTCTATATCGACGCT atTGATGGCCATGGGTACAGTTTCCTAAATGTATTATTGTAA
- a CDS encoding PIR protein: MGDLKMCELFLEADKFFKGNVSTHRQITNSAEFRDYCTNQRKCTTKIESIAGLFEALSMKLYDKDNKYSDYIMLWLANKLFDAIKEKDKDNASKITLSSAYDKYLKKHMANFKYWNSLYNLRGLKDGNLRHLRELYTLLGYICNTIVDYKKNGALSKTLSHNSTYCFNQYISLYKAYPECDSYLYLLNKLKKIYDDIRTSAIENNSSIKNFDKRFRELKVSGVNDSYSMKTFKTFNFSAPACKVKTTNNIPTVRKAPVKHTTIPNIKIQGGGQSSQKITPKNKDDSLNGSGSESQHNQSIKLPKLDNSLLKDEPQSLKGGSDGPGIQKSPTGQENPTGKENPTGKENLTGKESPTDQKISNGQEIPTVQENPNGQENPSGQESPDNGKIDQRNALETNQGKTQMSQSPEGNHDGFDFPNLEEYENLLKTYIEEYKKSITTSLNDIRRHLYEEVWPTLHQTYNTYADYYNNFDIMEYLKGMQGNEPQKIETLKDKLPSKGNGEGHIPPLPDNGTSDSEKQKAQDTQTQMSGDQGNHNLQESLSPPENGSTSSEQEKNPDTPSKEQLQSSEGYSNILSSVDVETRAIRVDVEKGTYEIGFPGNLFKGYNIVAYLITVISILVILAFMYKYFAFGRRKKAKKKKNMKKVLKLCDENNTEMLQYIH; the protein is encoded by the exons ATGGGGGATCTAAAAAtg TGTGAGTTATTTCTTGAAGCggataaattttttaaaggtAATGTTTCCACACATAGGCAAATTACCAATTCCGCAGAATTCCGTGATTATTGCACTAATCAAAGAAAGTGTACAACTAAGATTGAAAGTATTGCTGGTTTGTTCGAGGCTTTATCTATGAAGCTTTACGATAAAGACAACAAGTATTCTGATTATATTATGCTGTGGTTAgctaataaattatttgatgcAATCAAAGAGAAAGACAAAGACAATGCTAGTAAAATTACTTTAAGTTCAGCTTATGACAAATATTTAAAGAAACATATGgctaattttaaatattggAATAGTTTATATAATCTAAGGGGTTTGAAAGATGGTAATCTTAGGCATTTGCGTGAATTGTATACGTTACTTGgctatatatgtaatacaattgtagattataaaaaaaacggTGCCCTAAGTAAGACTCTTTCTCACAATTCTACCTATTGTTTTAATCAATATATATCCCTTTACAAGGCTTATCCTGAATGTGATTCATATCTATATCTAttgaacaaattaaaaaaaatatatgatgacATTAGAACTTCTGCTATTGAGAATAATTCTAGTATTAAGAATTTCGATAAACGCTTTCGAGAACTTAAAGTGTCTGGTGTAAATGATTCATATTCTatgaaaacatttaaaacatttaacTTCAGTGCTCCAGCGTGTAAAGTAAAAACTACAAATAATATTCCGACTGTTCGAAAAGCACCAGTAAAACATACAACCATACCAAACATTAAAATTCAAGGGGGGGGTCAAAGTAGTCAAAAAATTACCcctaaaaataaagatgataGTTTAAACGGCTCAGGATCTGAATCTCAACATAATCAAAGCATTAAATTGCCAAAACTTGACAATTCTTTATTAAAAGATGAGCCTCAATCCTTAAAGGGTGGCAGTGATGGTCCAGGTATTCAAAAAAGTCCAACTGGTCAAGAAAATCCAACTGGTAAAGAAAATCCAACTGGTAAAGAAAATCTAACTGGTAAAGAAAGTCCAACTGATCAAAAAATTTCAAATGGTCAAGAAATTCCAACTGTCCAAGAAAATCCAAATGGTCAAGAAAATCCAAGTGGTCAAGAAAGTCCAGATAATGGTAAAATAGATCAAAGAAATGCGTTAGAAACTAATCAAGGTAAGACACAAATGTCTCAAAGCCCAGAAGGCAATCACGATGGTTTTGATTTTCCAAATTTAGAAGAATATGAGAATTTACTTAAAACCTATATTGAAGAATACAAAAAATCTATTACGACTTCACTTAATGATATTCGAAGACATTTATACGAGGAGGTATGGCCTACTTTACATCAGACTTATAATACTTATGcagattattataataattttgatataaTGGAATATCTTAAAGGAATGCAAGGAAATGAACCACAAAAAATTGAAACATTAAAGGATAAGCTACCAAGTAAAGGGAATGGAGAAGGACATATCCCTCCTTTACCAGATAACGGAACATCAGATTCCGAAAAACAAAAAGCACAAGATACACAAACACAAATGTCAGGTGATCAAGGAAATCATAATTTACAAGAATCACTTTCTCCACCAGAAAATGGCTCAACAAGTAGTGAACAAGAAAAAAATCCAGATACTCCCTCTAAGGAACAACTTCAATCATCAGAGGGTTATAGTAATATACTTTCTAGTGTTGATGTTGAAACAAGAGCCATTAGAGTCGATGTAGAAAAAGGCACATATGAAATAGGATTTCCaggaaatttatttaaaggaTACAACATAGTTGCATATTTAATTACAGTTATTTCAATACTCGTTATTTTAGCATTTATGTATAAG TATTTCGCATTTGGGCGGAGAAAAAaggcgaaaaaaaaaaaaaacatgaaaaaGGTTTTAAAATTGtgtgatgaaaataataccGAAATGTTGCAATACATTCATTGA
- a CDS encoding lysophospholipase, putative — translation MEEIEMNNDELKNTKCNLDGDPKIGWLCNKNGLLLKTYGWLVENSVGIILLIHGFKVHTRSTFMRKKLKIANRNESLVVDTHNYYIYKDSWIEKFNQNGYSVYALDLQGHGESQAWNNVKGDFSCFDDLVDDVIQYMNQIQDEISNDNQKDDGSHDIVTHKKEKLPMYIIGYSMGGNIALRILQLLKKEQEDRINSEDANDNKKCNIMLENSTNINEIDNDMNNSNDYDSDNSCANISATKNSITSDKHESCYNYLDKLNIKGCVSLSGMIRIKSILDPGNKSFKYFYLPLVNFLSYVLPHAEFSSESRYKKSGYFPNICKCYKFLNIDGRKYKYKSEFIKATVTLDCNINYMPTDIPLLFVHSTDDSICCYKWTASFYNKINVSKKELHTVDDMNHFTTTMPGNENILNKIIDWISNLRKDDKDEKENEL, via the coding sequence ATGGAAGAAATTGAAATGAATAatgatgaattaaaaaatacaaaatgtaATTTAGATGGCGATCCTAAGATAGGTTGGttatgtaataaaaatggtTTACTTTTAAAAACATATGGATGGCTAGTTGAAAATTCTGTAGGAATTATATTGTTAATACATGGATTCAAAGTTCATACTCGATCAACTTTTATGAgaaagaaattaaaaatagcaAATAGAAATGAAAGCTTAGTAGTAGACACTCATAAttactatatttataaagATAGTTGGATTGAAAAATTTAATCAAAATGGTTATTCAGTATATGCATTAGATTTACAAGGGCATGGTGAATCACAAGCATGGAATAATGTAAAAGGTGATTTTAGTTGTTTTGATGATTTAGTTGATGatgtaatacaatatatGAATCAGATTCAAGATGAAATCTCAAATGATAACCAAAAGGATGATGGATCTCATGATATAGTAACacataaaaaagaaaaacttCCTATGTATATTATAGGGTATTCGATGGGAGGAAATATTGCTTTAAGAATATTACAGTTATTAAAGAAAGAGCAAGAAGATAGAATTAATTCTGAAGATGCAAAtgacaataaaaaatgtaacatTATGTTAGAAAATTCTactaatattaatgaaattgACAATGATATGAACAATTCTAATGATTATGATTCCGATAATTCCTGTGCTAATATCTCTGCTACGAAAAATTCTATTACTAGTGATAAACATGAAAGCTGCTATAATtatttagataaattaaatattaaaggTTGCGTATCTTTATCTGGTATGATAAGAATAAAATCAATATTGGATCCTGGAAACAAATCATTtaagtatttttatttaccaCTAGTAAACTTCCTGTCTTATGTCTTGCCTCATGCAGAATTTTCATCAGAATCACGTTATAAAAAATCCGGATATTTTcctaatatatgtaaatgttataaatttCTAAATATTGAtggaagaaaatataaatataagtcTGAATTTATAAAAGCAACGGTTACATTGGATtgtaatattaattatatgccAACAGATATTCCTTTATTATTTGTGCATTCAACAGATGATAGTATTTGTTGTTATAAATGGACGGCttcattttataataaaataaatgttagTAAAAAAGAATTACATACCGTTGATGATATGAATCATTTTACAACGACAATGCCAGGAAATGAAAACAttttaaacaaaattattgATTGGATTTCTAATTTAAGAAAGGATGATAAAGATGAAAAGGAAAATGAACTATAA